From a single Myxococcus fulvus genomic region:
- a CDS encoding sigma 54-interacting transcriptional regulator, with protein MSASDRARTPPPIPDVKNDPVWKVEARESGDEALHVTLPYEQGRRAYDASTVRRFRLTVVEGPQSGSTWESTSDTCSVGSHPLNDFAVDDSTVSRFHCEIRIGPKGPQVRDLDSLNGVILDGVLVMEGVLRSGSLLRLGRVVLRFDFSAENNRLPVSESTRFGTLVGASVAMRVCFAMMERAASRDVTVLLEGETGTGKSQAAQAIHEAGRRKDGPFLVVDCGAIPAHLLESELFGHEKGAFTGAHQRRAGVFEEAIGGTVFLDEIGELPAELQPKLLRVLENREIRRVGSNTYQPVDVRLMAATHRDLRAEVNAGRFRSDLFFRLAVLRIALPPLRQRPEDLPLLVEGILGTLGADKERTASLRTPDFLARLRYAAWPGNVRELRNYLERCLVFEEAVELTEDESRSGNPMEVDPTLPYADQRRRAVDDFERRYLRALLEKHQGKVAQAAVTAGMDRVHLYRLLRRHGIKP; from the coding sequence ATGTCTGCTTCCGACCGGGCCCGCACACCACCTCCGATTCCCGACGTGAAGAATGATCCGGTCTGGAAGGTGGAGGCGCGGGAGTCCGGCGACGAGGCGCTCCACGTCACGCTCCCCTACGAGCAGGGCCGCCGCGCGTACGACGCCTCCACCGTGCGCCGCTTCCGGCTGACGGTGGTGGAGGGTCCCCAGTCCGGCAGCACGTGGGAGTCCACGTCGGACACGTGCTCGGTGGGCTCGCATCCGCTCAACGACTTCGCGGTGGATGACTCCACCGTGTCGCGCTTCCACTGCGAGATTCGCATCGGCCCCAAGGGGCCTCAAGTGCGCGACCTGGACAGCCTCAACGGCGTCATCCTGGACGGCGTCCTGGTGATGGAGGGCGTGCTGCGCAGCGGCTCGCTGCTGCGGCTGGGCCGGGTGGTGCTGCGCTTCGACTTCAGCGCGGAGAACAACCGGCTGCCGGTGTCGGAGAGCACGCGCTTCGGGACGCTGGTGGGCGCGTCGGTGGCCATGCGCGTGTGCTTCGCGATGATGGAGCGCGCCGCGTCGCGCGACGTCACCGTGCTGCTGGAGGGCGAGACGGGCACGGGCAAGAGCCAGGCAGCCCAGGCCATCCACGAGGCGGGCCGGCGCAAGGACGGTCCCTTCCTGGTGGTGGACTGCGGCGCCATCCCCGCGCACCTGCTGGAGAGCGAGCTGTTCGGCCACGAGAAGGGCGCCTTCACCGGCGCGCACCAGCGCCGCGCGGGCGTGTTCGAGGAGGCCATCGGCGGCACCGTCTTCCTCGACGAGATTGGCGAATTGCCCGCGGAGCTGCAGCCCAAGCTCTTGCGCGTGCTGGAGAACCGGGAGATCCGCCGCGTCGGCAGCAACACGTACCAGCCGGTGGACGTGCGGCTGATGGCGGCCACGCACCGCGACCTGCGCGCGGAGGTGAACGCGGGGCGCTTCCGCTCGGACCTCTTCTTCCGCCTCGCGGTGCTGAGAATCGCCCTGCCACCCCTGCGTCAGCGGCCCGAGGACCTGCCGCTGCTGGTGGAGGGCATCCTGGGCACGCTGGGCGCGGACAAGGAGCGCACCGCGTCCCTGCGCACGCCGGACTTCCTGGCCCGGCTGCGCTACGCGGCGTGGCCCGGCAACGTGCGCGAGCTGCGCAACTACCTGGAGCGCTGCCTCGTCTTCGAGGAGGCGGTGGAACTGACCGAGGACGAGTCGCGCTCGGGCAACCCCATGGAGGTGGACCCCACCCTGCCCTACGCGGACCAGCGCCGCCGCGCCGTCGACGACTTCGAGCGTCGCTACCTGCGCGCGCTCCTGGAGAAGCACCAGGGCAAGGTGGCCCAGGCCGCCGTCACCGCGGGCATGGACCGGGTGCACCTCTACCGGCTGCTGCGTCGACACGGCATCAAGCCGTGA
- a CDS encoding serine/threonine-protein kinase → MTSGGVESLYGEELRPGALVGRWVVERVHYRGPVSTLYRARDATSGTLAALKVLQSSALSTDTALRRFRREAATLQRLSHPHIVQVLDYGELPEGRPFIAMEWLEGRDLAAELSARGPLSSREALEVLEQVGAALGVAHAAGVVHRDLKAQNVMRLSGGGEALWVKLVDFGVAKALTPGVPGASSLTHTGVALGTPLSMAPEQIRGEVPDARTDLYALGVLLFQLVTGQPPFQGATRHEVEEQHLHAPPPRPTERAPVPSGLDDVVSRCLAKTREERYPDVALFLEELRRAVGGVGPRANPGHAVALYAEARMSHAPDSTSLERMDSLLERTGLIAREVGLEVRLEGSGCLMALAPLPDDAASERAVRERVLAAALSLLEQEGARDEGARESASPVRLAITVHVDQLPGSEGRAGASLLHLPGWVADAKDGGLVATESALRGLESGFLAAPLPGGGAIWSRVTGRR, encoded by the coding sequence ATGACGAGCGGAGGCGTGGAGTCCCTCTACGGTGAGGAGCTGCGGCCCGGCGCGCTGGTGGGGCGCTGGGTCGTGGAGCGAGTCCATTACCGGGGGCCGGTCTCCACCCTCTATCGGGCGCGGGATGCGACGAGCGGGACGCTCGCCGCGCTCAAGGTCCTGCAGTCGTCGGCCTTGTCCACGGACACCGCGCTGCGCCGCTTCCGCCGGGAGGCGGCGACGCTCCAGCGGCTGAGTCATCCGCACATCGTCCAAGTGCTCGACTACGGCGAGCTCCCGGAGGGCCGGCCCTTCATCGCCATGGAGTGGCTGGAGGGCCGGGACCTGGCCGCGGAGCTGTCCGCGCGCGGGCCCCTGTCCTCACGTGAGGCGCTGGAGGTGCTGGAGCAGGTGGGCGCCGCGCTGGGCGTCGCGCACGCGGCGGGCGTGGTGCACCGGGACCTCAAGGCGCAGAACGTGATGCGCCTGTCCGGCGGCGGCGAGGCCCTGTGGGTGAAGCTGGTGGACTTCGGCGTGGCGAAGGCGCTGACGCCGGGAGTTCCCGGGGCCTCCTCGCTCACGCACACGGGGGTCGCCCTGGGCACGCCGCTGTCCATGGCCCCCGAGCAGATTCGCGGTGAGGTGCCCGACGCGCGCACCGACTTGTACGCGCTGGGCGTGCTCCTGTTCCAGCTCGTCACCGGGCAGCCGCCGTTCCAGGGCGCCACGCGGCACGAGGTGGAGGAGCAGCACCTGCACGCACCGCCCCCCAGGCCCACCGAGCGCGCGCCCGTGCCCTCGGGGCTGGATGACGTGGTGTCGCGCTGTCTGGCCAAGACTCGCGAGGAGCGCTACCCGGACGTGGCCCTGTTCCTGGAGGAGCTGCGTCGCGCGGTGGGCGGCGTGGGGCCTCGCGCGAATCCGGGCCACGCGGTGGCGCTCTACGCGGAGGCCCGCATGTCCCACGCTCCCGACTCGACGAGCCTGGAGCGCATGGACTCATTGCTGGAGCGCACGGGCCTGATTGCCCGCGAGGTGGGGCTGGAGGTGCGGCTGGAGGGGAGCGGCTGTCTGATGGCGCTGGCGCCGCTGCCCGATGACGCGGCCTCCGAGCGCGCGGTGCGCGAGCGGGTGCTGGCGGCGGCGCTGTCCCTGCTGGAGCAGGAGGGCGCGCGAGACGAGGGCGCGCGGGAGTCCGCCTCTCCGGTCCGGTTGGCCATCACCGTCCACGTGGACCAGCTGCCGGGCTCGGAGGGACGCGCGGGTGCGAGCCTGCTGCACCTGCCGGGCTGGGTGGCGGACGCGAAGGACGGTGGGCTGGTGGCCACCGAGTCGGCGCTGCGAGGGCTGGAGTCCGGCTTCCTCGCGGCGCCGTTGCCCGGTGGCGGGGCCATCTGGTCCCGCGTCACCGGACGGCGGTGA
- a CDS encoding serine/threonine-protein kinase, with amino-acid sequence MRCLNCHRRLAPGAACPVHGASVPGGSLAGTLTLTDVPGVRGAAPLGRGGFSQVFTAYRDSDGREVALKVGHGPHHERFAREAAALRRVGAPIVPELLEHGVARGRPFLVMEHLHGQTLAAWMAALPGAGTASLPRIRELLRGLCSALEHMHAAGVAHRDLKPENIFLREGGALSLLDLGLARFHDLDDPDDSDALPPGVTPAGQRLGTPLYMAPEQCLDARLASTPADIYSLGVVLFELLTGAPPFVGSPEQIRHGHVSLRPPKVSERAEVPTALDDVLRACLAKSPLERFARAPDVLAAFDAACRATTALGSVASGEAVSPQQSLASGAGPRQVALLGLHTPLALDAVKAAIEPRGGLIARVRPGGYVIAFAESLTAEANVRAGALAARKLLEESEASAVLHLAELHVRVGASTLRLAGPALDSPADWWPQTWVPGETRVTEAAAARLDSSATEAVGRDTASLLESTSDPGRLRLLDSAASSASSEPPPLFGREELLEALTKEAFRSLSENVPGFSVVTADVGLGKSRVIEALAARLESNGQAQVIRLRASAPDVRSPDALLESLRASLVDGPSPLPESPRTSGVPLADARHAAARWLAEALRHRARELPRVLLLDDAHLADPTTLDALEVATLTGACAPLWVCVVARPALLGLRPHLGERSASAVRHVLPPLSPEASRALLLHLLRPAEHIPEPVLARLEQLAQGVPLSLVELAVALRTAGALRASPGGGWYIAPDALLDVSVTPLFQRLASRALDGLPDAYGGLARLCAVLGTELEVERVDAALRHLGPAEEGVGMATSLDAGAGLQRLARAGLLRPVGLGRFAFRHPLLRESIEALLPPVTRRALHAAARLATTGDSPVERHRRALHAAACGAHDEAATAFLALAEESRRAHRSVEAEQLYTRALALLPDRDSEQRARALAGRGRVRHRLQRFHEGLGDLAAARVLAEVRGDKALCVDLLLEEATARDWMEDVEGSTLCAREALERIEQLDDPRLSLRCTLARGRLHVRQGEWGPAARILDSVIEGAERAREHETLVVALTMLGSSLTFLERTEEAASRFEEALARCEAAGDALHLAATLINRVLLWLGQGDVARMEEDLRRAMGLGRELGHAQVERWSTFNLAEVLYMQGRLQEALPLARRAHELGVRFFLEHPVPVDALLLARIGVALGDWEEASRQLRWIEFHCPPASLPPTAVMRKLVELQVREAERGGGVHESPAWAALEDEARELASPDEKAELLLQAAWSAFRSRLPDEARMWLTRAEGAIASAPLWRTRWEALRDTVGRV; translated from the coding sequence ATGCGCTGCCTGAACTGCCACCGTCGCCTTGCTCCGGGCGCGGCTTGTCCCGTGCACGGCGCGAGTGTTCCAGGCGGCTCGCTCGCCGGGACACTGACGCTCACGGACGTGCCCGGCGTGCGCGGCGCCGCGCCGCTGGGGCGTGGCGGCTTCTCGCAGGTGTTCACCGCGTATCGCGACTCGGACGGTCGCGAGGTGGCGCTCAAGGTCGGGCACGGTCCGCATCACGAGCGCTTCGCGCGCGAGGCCGCGGCGCTGCGGCGTGTGGGGGCTCCCATCGTTCCGGAGCTGCTGGAGCACGGCGTCGCGCGCGGTCGGCCCTTCCTGGTGATGGAGCACCTGCACGGCCAGACGCTCGCGGCGTGGATGGCGGCGCTGCCGGGCGCGGGCACCGCGTCACTGCCTCGCATCCGGGAGCTGCTCCGTGGGTTGTGCTCGGCGCTGGAGCACATGCACGCGGCGGGCGTGGCGCATCGCGACCTCAAGCCGGAGAACATCTTCCTGCGCGAGGGCGGCGCGCTGAGCCTCCTCGACCTGGGGCTCGCGCGCTTCCATGACCTCGATGACCCGGATGACTCGGACGCGCTCCCGCCCGGCGTGACACCCGCGGGGCAGCGGCTGGGCACGCCGCTGTACATGGCACCCGAGCAGTGTCTGGACGCGCGCCTGGCCAGCACGCCCGCCGACATCTACTCGCTGGGCGTCGTCCTCTTCGAGCTGCTCACGGGCGCGCCGCCCTTCGTCGGCAGCCCGGAGCAGATCCGCCATGGACACGTCAGCCTGCGCCCGCCGAAGGTCTCGGAGCGCGCGGAGGTCCCCACCGCGCTCGATGACGTCCTCCGCGCCTGTCTGGCCAAGTCGCCACTGGAGCGCTTCGCCAGGGCGCCGGATGTGCTCGCGGCCTTCGATGCCGCGTGTCGCGCCACCACCGCCCTGGGCTCCGTCGCGTCGGGCGAGGCCGTGTCGCCGCAGCAGTCGCTCGCGTCGGGCGCGGGGCCTCGACAGGTGGCGCTGCTCGGGCTCCACACGCCGCTGGCGTTGGACGCGGTGAAGGCCGCCATCGAGCCTCGCGGAGGGCTCATCGCGCGCGTGAGGCCCGGTGGTTATGTCATCGCCTTCGCGGAGTCGCTCACCGCCGAGGCGAACGTGCGCGCGGGCGCGCTCGCCGCGAGGAAGCTGCTCGAGGAGTCGGAGGCCTCGGCCGTGCTCCATCTGGCGGAGCTGCACGTGCGCGTCGGCGCGTCCACGTTGCGGCTGGCGGGGCCCGCGCTGGACTCGCCCGCGGACTGGTGGCCGCAGACGTGGGTGCCCGGTGAGACGCGCGTCACGGAGGCCGCGGCCGCGCGCCTGGACTCCAGCGCCACCGAGGCCGTGGGCCGCGACACCGCGAGCCTCCTGGAGTCCACCTCGGACCCAGGGCGACTGCGCCTGCTCGACAGCGCGGCGTCCAGCGCCTCCTCCGAACCGCCTCCGCTCTTCGGCCGCGAGGAGCTGCTGGAGGCCCTGACGAAGGAGGCGTTCCGCAGCCTCTCGGAGAACGTCCCGGGCTTCTCGGTCGTCACCGCGGACGTGGGGCTCGGCAAGTCGCGGGTCATCGAGGCGCTCGCCGCGCGGTTGGAGTCGAACGGCCAGGCTCAAGTCATCCGCTTGCGCGCCTCGGCTCCGGACGTCCGCTCGCCGGATGCGTTGCTGGAGAGCCTGCGAGCCTCGCTCGTCGACGGGCCTTCGCCGCTGCCCGAATCTCCGCGGACCAGCGGTGTCCCGCTCGCCGATGCACGTCACGCGGCGGCGCGCTGGCTCGCCGAGGCGCTTCGTCACCGCGCTCGCGAGCTGCCCCGGGTGCTGCTGCTGGACGACGCGCACCTGGCGGACCCGACGACGCTCGACGCGCTGGAGGTCGCCACGCTCACGGGCGCGTGCGCTCCGCTCTGGGTCTGCGTCGTCGCTCGACCGGCGCTGCTCGGCCTGCGGCCCCACCTGGGCGAGCGCAGCGCGAGCGCCGTCCGTCATGTGCTGCCGCCGCTGTCTCCAGAGGCCAGTCGCGCGCTGTTGCTGCACCTGCTCCGCCCCGCCGAGCACATCCCCGAGCCGGTGCTCGCGCGATTGGAGCAGCTTGCCCAGGGCGTGCCGCTGTCTCTCGTCGAGCTGGCGGTGGCCCTGCGGACCGCGGGCGCGCTGAGGGCCTCGCCCGGGGGCGGTTGGTACATCGCTCCGGACGCGCTGCTGGACGTGTCGGTGACGCCGCTCTTCCAGCGCCTCGCCAGTCGCGCGCTGGATGGACTGCCGGATGCGTACGGCGGGCTCGCGCGACTGTGCGCGGTGCTCGGCACGGAGCTGGAGGTCGAGCGCGTGGATGCGGCCTTGCGACACCTCGGGCCCGCCGAGGAGGGCGTGGGCATGGCCACCTCCCTGGACGCGGGCGCGGGCCTGCAGCGTCTGGCGCGCGCGGGGCTCCTCCGGCCCGTGGGCCTGGGCCGCTTCGCGTTCCGTCACCCCTTGCTGCGCGAGTCCATCGAAGCGCTCCTGCCTCCGGTGACGCGTCGCGCGCTGCATGCCGCCGCACGACTGGCGACCACCGGTGATTCACCGGTCGAGCGTCATCGTCGCGCCCTCCACGCCGCGGCCTGCGGCGCGCACGACGAAGCCGCCACCGCCTTCCTCGCCCTGGCCGAGGAGTCACGTCGCGCGCACCGCTCCGTGGAGGCCGAGCAGCTCTACACCCGCGCCCTCGCGCTGCTGCCGGACCGAGACTCCGAGCAGCGGGCGCGTGCCCTCGCGGGACGAGGACGCGTGCGCCATCGCCTGCAGCGCTTCCACGAGGGGCTCGGGGACCTGGCCGCCGCGCGCGTCCTGGCGGAGGTCCGCGGGGACAAGGCCCTGTGCGTGGACCTGCTCCTGGAGGAGGCCACCGCGCGCGACTGGATGGAGGACGTGGAGGGCTCGACGCTCTGTGCTCGCGAGGCCCTGGAGCGAATCGAACAGCTCGATGACCCGCGCCTGTCCCTGCGCTGCACTTTGGCCCGAGGGCGGTTGCACGTGCGCCAGGGCGAGTGGGGACCCGCGGCCCGCATCCTCGACTCCGTCATCGAGGGCGCCGAGCGAGCACGAGAGCACGAGACGCTGGTGGTGGCCCTCACCATGCTGGGCTCGTCGCTGACGTTCCTCGAGCGCACGGAAGAGGCCGCGTCCCGCTTCGAGGAGGCCCTGGCCCGCTGCGAGGCGGCGGGCGACGCGCTGCACCTGGCCGCCACGCTCATCAACCGCGTGCTCCTGTGGCTGGGGCAGGGCGATGTGGCGCGGATGGAGGAGGACCTGCGGCGCGCGATGGGCCTGGGCCGCGAGCTGGGCCACGCGCAGGTGGAGCGCTGGTCCACCTTCAACCTCGCCGAGGTGCTCTACATGCAGGGGCGCTTGCAGGAGGCGCTCCCGTTGGCGCGCCGGGCCCATGAGCTGGGCGTGCGCTTCTTCCTCGAGCACCCGGTACCCGTGGACGCGCTGCTGCTCGCGCGCATCGGCGTGGCGCTCGGCGATTGGGAGGAGGCGTCCCGGCAGCTGCGCTGGATTGAGTTCCATTGCCCGCCCGCCTCGCTGCCGCCCACCGCCGTCATGCGCAAGCTGGTGGAGCTCCAGGTGCGCGAGGCCGAGCGCGGAGGCGGGGTGCATGAGTCGCCCGCATGGGCGGCGCTGGAGGACGAGGCCCGCGAGCTGGCCTCTCCCGACGAGAAGGCGGAGCTGCTGCTCCAGGCCGCCTGGTCCGCCTTCCGCTCCCGCCTCCCGGATGAAGCCCGCATGTGGCTGACCCGCGCCGAGGGCGCCATCGCGTCCGCTCCGCTCTGGCGGACCCGCTGGGAGGCCCTGCGCGACACGGTGGGGCGGGTGTAG
- a CDS encoding OPT family oligopeptide transporter: MALSPPQASPEATAPSLAPSAASLTLLSIPGDSPEATDSYWLEHVYQGDRLPQLTLRSVLLGAAIGLVTCATNLYVGLKTGIVFGVAITAVLLAQGAHGLFRRLVPGVAGAPLSPLETCNAQAVASAAGYATGGALVSVQGAWLIVTGHHPSGPMLLAWTFFLSALGVLFAVPFKRRLVDHEQLPFASGTVAATTIRAMHATDSEASSRLRLLGGGGLFSGLVTLARDAWEKLPVSVPFPGTWRGLTLERLGFGLELSLLPIGAGVLLGPRITASMLLGAVLIHGVVAPRVFSAGVVDAKEGNYLEWSLWPGTAALVVGSLLHFLLQGRVVGRALRGVFSRAPRRPHPVDALQVPRSWLLTGLVVLTPASVAVAYVGFGVPVAHGALAVAMSFVLCLISCRVTGETDSTPVGALGQVTQVTYGVLLPNQVQANLATAGITVNTASSSADLLTDLKTGHLLGANPRRLFLAQLIGSGIGALAVVPLFFLLVPNPEALGGERFPAPGVFSTAGVARILASGLDSLPPMTRAAVGGASLLAALLVLAERLLPARWGRWIPSPLGMGLACLLPASYALGFFLGGVISGVVSYVKSTTAEGRVVTLAAGCIAGEGLVGVAIVLSQSLW; encoded by the coding sequence ATGGCTTTGTCCCCCCCTCAAGCATCGCCCGAGGCAACGGCGCCTTCGCTCGCGCCGTCGGCCGCGTCACTGACACTTCTGAGCATCCCAGGGGACTCGCCCGAGGCCACGGATTCATACTGGCTGGAGCATGTGTACCAGGGAGACCGACTGCCGCAGCTCACCCTGCGCTCGGTGCTGTTGGGCGCGGCCATCGGCCTGGTCACCTGCGCCACCAACCTCTACGTCGGCCTCAAGACGGGCATCGTCTTCGGTGTCGCCATCACCGCCGTGCTGCTCGCGCAGGGCGCCCATGGCTTGTTCCGGCGCCTGGTGCCCGGCGTCGCGGGCGCGCCGTTGTCTCCGCTGGAGACGTGCAACGCGCAGGCGGTCGCCTCGGCCGCGGGCTATGCCACCGGTGGCGCGCTCGTGTCCGTGCAGGGCGCGTGGCTCATCGTCACCGGACACCATCCCTCCGGTCCGATGCTGCTCGCGTGGACCTTCTTCCTGTCCGCGCTCGGGGTCCTCTTCGCCGTGCCCTTCAAGCGACGGCTCGTGGACCACGAGCAGCTGCCCTTCGCTTCCGGCACCGTCGCGGCCACCACCATCCGCGCCATGCACGCGACGGACTCGGAGGCGTCGTCCCGGTTGCGACTGCTGGGCGGCGGCGGGCTCTTCTCCGGACTCGTCACGCTGGCGCGCGATGCGTGGGAGAAGCTGCCTGTCTCTGTCCCATTCCCGGGGACCTGGCGTGGACTCACCCTGGAGCGCCTGGGCTTCGGACTGGAGCTGAGCCTGCTGCCCATCGGCGCGGGCGTGCTGCTGGGGCCGCGCATCACGGCGTCGATGCTGCTGGGCGCGGTGCTCATCCACGGCGTCGTCGCGCCCCGCGTGTTCTCCGCGGGCGTCGTCGACGCGAAGGAGGGGAACTACCTCGAGTGGAGCCTGTGGCCCGGCACCGCTGCGCTCGTCGTCGGCTCGTTGCTGCACTTCCTGCTCCAGGGCCGTGTCGTCGGTCGAGCGCTTCGCGGTGTCTTCTCCCGAGCGCCTCGCAGGCCGCATCCGGTGGATGCGCTGCAGGTTCCGCGAAGCTGGTTGCTCACGGGACTCGTCGTGCTGACGCCCGCGTCCGTCGCCGTGGCGTACGTCGGCTTCGGTGTTCCCGTGGCGCACGGGGCGCTCGCCGTGGCGATGTCCTTCGTGCTGTGCCTCATCTCCTGTCGTGTCACCGGTGAGACGGACTCGACGCCCGTGGGCGCGCTGGGGCAGGTGACGCAGGTGACCTACGGTGTGCTGTTGCCGAACCAGGTGCAAGCCAACCTCGCCACCGCGGGCATCACCGTGAACACGGCGTCATCGTCCGCGGACCTGCTCACCGACTTGAAGACGGGACACCTGCTGGGGGCCAATCCCCGTCGCCTGTTCCTCGCGCAGTTGATCGGCTCGGGCATCGGCGCGCTCGCGGTGGTGCCGCTGTTCTTCCTGCTCGTGCCGAACCCGGAGGCGCTGGGCGGCGAGCGCTTCCCCGCGCCCGGCGTCTTCAGCACGGCGGGCGTCGCGCGCATCCTCGCCTCGGGCCTCGACAGCCTGCCGCCGATGACCCGCGCCGCGGTGGGGGGGGCGTCGCTCCTGGCGGCGCTCCTCGTGCTCGCCGAGCGACTGCTCCCTGCACGGTGGGGCCGCTGGATACCTTCACCCCTCGGCATGGGGTTGGCCTGCCTGCTGCCCGCGTCGTACGCGCTCGGTTTCTTCCTGGGCGGCGTCATCTCCGGAGTCGTGAGCTACGTGAAATCCACGACAGCCGAAGGGCGGGTGGTGACGCTCGCGGCGGGCTGCATCGCGGGCGAGGGACTGGTGGGCGTCGCCATCGTCCTGTCGCAGTCGCTCTGGTAG
- a CDS encoding MerR family DNA-binding transcriptional regulator encodes MLSISQFSKRCGISASALRFYERKGLLVPVERQENGYRAYSPQQVVEARFRCPLGARRWPRGCSRSRSRTSTCAA; translated from the coding sequence ATGCTGTCGATTTCCCAATTCTCCAAACGCTGCGGCATCTCCGCGAGCGCCCTGCGCTTCTACGAGCGCAAGGGCCTGCTCGTCCCCGTCGAACGGCAGGAGAACGGCTACCGCGCGTATTCGCCCCAGCAGGTCGTGGAGGCGCGCTTCCGCTGTCCTCTTGGCGCCAGGAGATGGCCGCGAGGCTGCTCTCGCTCCAGGTCGCGAACCAGTACCTGCGCGGCCTGA
- a CDS encoding GyrI-like domain-containing protein, which produces MNISIVSLGGLQLVGLKVVGRRSELSHRVPLAWLDLVARLDSIPNAVNPDVLYGVFPESDHLKERVDGVYTYSVCVQVSRLGPVPEGMNARELPPREYALATARGDATAIGAAYMRLAQWEAEQERKTDGGADCLERYERRRQWVTPPYERFDYDILRPLLASTTLQNG; this is translated from the coding sequence ATGAACATCTCCATCGTGTCCCTGGGTGGACTGCAGCTGGTCGGGCTCAAGGTCGTGGGCCGCCGCAGCGAGCTGAGCCACCGCGTCCCCCTGGCGTGGCTCGATCTCGTCGCGCGCCTGGACTCCATTCCGAACGCCGTGAATCCGGACGTGCTGTACGGCGTGTTCCCGGAGAGCGACCACCTGAAGGAGCGCGTCGACGGGGTCTACACGTACAGCGTCTGCGTCCAGGTCAGTCGTCTCGGACCTGTTCCCGAGGGAATGAACGCTCGGGAGCTTCCTCCGCGCGAGTACGCGTTGGCGACGGCGCGGGGCGATGCGACCGCCATCGGCGCGGCGTACATGAGGCTTGCGCAGTGGGAGGCGGAGCAGGAGCGAAAGACGGATGGAGGGGCGGACTGCCTGGAGCGTTACGAGCGCCGCCGACAGTGGGTGACGCCCCCCTACGAGCGCTTCGACTACGACATCTTGCGACCGTTGCTCGCCAGCACGACGCTCCAGAACGGGTGA
- a CDS encoding carbohydrate kinase family protein yields the protein MSEGQESPLDVVCFGETLVDFLPSEQGKRVRDVPAWHPCPGGSPANVSVGLARLGLKPAMLGVVGSDEFGHFLKDSLSREGVDVSHLRQTTEARTGLVFICLDAKGERSFTFFRTRSAEFLLGQADVDADFLLRARAVHCGSNSLQREDAQLATVRMLGLAREADRIVSCDPNLRLHAWEDPTQLKALLARMLPLCTVVKLSEEEIGFVTGTESPEEALTRLSAMGVKLPVVTLGERGALFRWKGEDVHVPAPRTRVVDTTGAGDGFVAGLLHGLVRWYGGTRALESATREELVVLATFACAVGSRVVEKPGAVEGLPRAEELSSVWPSRPVAR from the coding sequence ATGAGCGAGGGACAGGAGTCGCCGCTGGACGTGGTGTGCTTCGGTGAGACGCTGGTGGACTTCCTTCCCTCCGAGCAGGGCAAGCGCGTGCGCGACGTGCCCGCGTGGCACCCGTGTCCCGGTGGCTCTCCGGCCAACGTCTCCGTGGGGCTGGCGAGGCTGGGGCTGAAGCCGGCGATGCTCGGCGTGGTGGGCTCGGACGAGTTCGGCCACTTCCTCAAGGACAGTCTGTCCCGCGAGGGCGTGGACGTGAGCCACCTGAGACAGACGACCGAGGCGCGCACCGGGCTGGTGTTCATCTGCCTGGATGCGAAGGGGGAGCGCAGCTTCACCTTCTTCCGCACCCGCTCCGCGGAGTTCCTGCTGGGGCAGGCCGACGTGGACGCGGACTTCCTGCTGCGCGCCCGCGCGGTGCACTGCGGCTCCAACTCCCTGCAGCGTGAGGATGCCCAGCTCGCGACGGTGCGGATGCTCGGCCTGGCGCGCGAGGCGGACCGCATCGTCAGCTGTGATCCGAACCTGCGGCTGCACGCATGGGAGGACCCGACGCAGCTCAAGGCGTTGCTCGCGCGGATGCTGCCGCTGTGCACCGTGGTGAAGCTGTCCGAGGAGGAGATCGGCTTCGTCACCGGCACCGAGTCTCCCGAGGAGGCGCTCACGCGACTGTCCGCCATGGGCGTGAAGCTGCCCGTGGTGACGCTCGGTGAGCGGGGCGCGCTGTTCCGCTGGAAGGGCGAGGACGTCCACGTGCCGGCGCCTCGGACTCGCGTGGTGGACACCACGGGCGCGGGGGATGGCTTCGTCGCGGGGCTCCTCCACGGACTGGTGCGTTGGTACGGCGGAACCCGTGCGCTGGAGTCCGCCACGCGCGAGGAGCTGGTGGTGCTGGCGACCTTCGCGTGCGCCGTGGGGTCGCGGGTCGTCGAGAAGCCCGGCGCGGTGGAGGGCCTGCCACGCGCGGAGGAGCTCTCCTCGGTGTGGCCCTCCCGACCTGTGGCTCGCTGA